The following nucleotide sequence is from Sphaeramia orbicularis chromosome 24, fSphaOr1.1, whole genome shotgun sequence.
CACTTCACAATCCTATATTTTTAACCACAGGTTCTTTTTCACTGTCAATAACAGCGTAAATTTAACTCAAATCTAATCATAAAATGGGAGGTATATATTATTaattaaacacaataaaatacacatttttattcCGTGACGCGCATCTTCAAAATTACACAATTCGTAAGTTGACGTCACTGGTGTGTATTCAGCACAAAAACGGTACAAAAAATGATAGAACATTATTATTTTAGATTTGTGTCCAACGTTAATCTCCAAATCTGGCACTATCACAAATTAGACATCATCTTTTTATCATAAGCCAATTTCTCACTAACTAATGCCATGCTTTCATGAAATAAATTATTCCTAGCTTTAAGgaataaattcagaaaaaaatattaaaagctAGAGGCAGAGTTGGAAATACACATATATTTCTCTAAATTTGTAGATATCTGACAATTAAATGTAATGTGTTTTATTATTCCTCTCATGTTTAAGTGTCTCTTTTATACAGTTTCAGAAAAGATAATATTTTCTATATCAATTTaatataatgtattttttaaattgtgaagtaattgtgtgtatttttagtatttttaacaaaatatgaaaaatgatTGACAGTAAAGGTGCTGTAAATTTTATTTGAATTAACTGAGccatatttgtgtttttagttAAAATTAAACCTGTTTTGTGTCCTCTTTGTTCAGGCAAATCCTGGAAGGCCCTGACTCCCCCACAGAAGAGGCCCTACGTGGAGGAAGCAGAGAGGCTTCGTGTGCAGCACATGCAGGACTACCCCAACTATAAGTACCGGCCACGCAGgaagaaacagctgaaacgcatCTGCAAGCGTGTGGATCCAGGTTTCCTCCTGAGCGGGCTGGGTCCTGATCAGAACGCCCTGCCTGACCAGCGAGCCCTGTGTCACCCCCTCGACAAAGACGAGGGCGGCGCAAATGGTGTCAGCAGTGGGTTTTCTAGTCCGAGCCCTGCTCTGCCCAGCGTCAGAAGCTTCAGAGACCCCACTGGCTCCAACAGCAGCTTCGACACCTACCCCTATGGCCTGCCCACACCTCCTGAGATGTCCCCCTTAGACGCCATGGACCACGAGCATGTACCCTCCTCATATTACCCGTCCGGGAGCTCCTCTGTGTCCTGCTCTTCTTCAGCTTCCTGTCCAGATGAGCACCACCAGAGTCAGCCACACATGGGCAGCCCACCCCCTTACCACACTGACTACACTCAGACCCAAATCCACTGTGGGGGCCCACACATCGCTCACATCCCTCATATGTCCCAAACTGGTAGTAGCAGTGGGCTGATCCACGGGCCTCCGCTGTCTTATTATAGCACCTCATCTTTTCCTCAGATTCATCACGGGCTCCATCAGGGCCACCTGGGTCAGCTGTCCCCACCACCAGAGACTCAGGGTCACCTAGAGACTCTAGACCAGCTGAGCCAGGCTGAGCTTCTGGGCGAGGTGGACCGCAATGAGTTTGACCAGTACCTGAACTCCACCGGGACCGGGTTCCACCCCGAGCAGGGCGGCGGCATGACTGTAACGGGACACATCCAGGTGGCGTCAGCTGCCACCGCCTCTGCCGCCGCTTGTCCTAACAGCACCACAGAAACCAGCCTCATCTCTGTGCTGGCGGACGCTACGGCAGCATACTACAACAACTATGGCATCTCGTAAGCCTGCTTCCAGAACCCATTAGACTTTTGACTGATCAGAGACACTACAGGGTTTCAGATGGGTGAAGATGAGTTGGGATGATGTTGCACTTTTGGGTGCTATAGCAAGGAAAAGATGTACCATGAAATTTCAAAGCTCCTTAACACAGCACCTACGGGCAACTTCATCTTTAACATTCTGAACTGATTACTGAGCAATATGATTGTCTAGAGCCGAGAAAAGAACAAAGAGCAATTGGAGGTATCTGGAGAAAAAGGAGATGGACACCTCAGGGATGCAGACACAAAATACTATAGTATGTCACCTCCAGTTGTCATGAAATTTCTAAAACCAGAAGAACAATCGTAAAGACTTGTTGTCCACTTGTAAATGTCACCAGTTACTGTTGCCGCTGTGGCGTGTACAGATGCTCTTTCCAAGCTAATTTAAGTCTTTTGATGTTCCGCATTAATGCTAACTGTAATGCTGTTATCAACGCTTTCCATTCGAATGTTTGTATTATATGTTCTCGCTCTCATTAGTTTGGGAGTCTTACCTCAGTAGTTGTAATTGAATGAGGTTTTAGTTGGATATTTCTTATGCAATTTAACAAAAACGGTGTATAATGAAGAAAAAAGGCGTTTATACTTCTTCTCAAGTACTTAATAATATATAATCGTAACCTCTACAATGAAGAATAATAATGGTAACTATAGAGTATGCTGATTTAGGTTTGTGAAAGACAGTAATTTAAAATAAAGTTCAATTTTTATATTAATGCAGTTGTTACTTGCTTCCACACATTTAATAGGTAATACCGTGCAGTCCTCGACATAACAATTATTTCTTCGATATTTCATTTATTGCACCTAAACAGCGTTAATACATCTTTGAGAATTAATATACctaaaaatgaaacacaattctACTCATTCATGGACTTAAGTAGTACAATCACAATCAGATtctttattaaaaacaaaataaatgggattcttttttttttttttaacaccccaCTCATGTTTTTGATGGTGTATGCTTCTCTCCAAAGTGACCCGCCAATCTTTGATTTAAGTGTCACACCATGTATTCTTCTATTTCAGTCTCTTTTGAGCTGTTATACAGCAAGTGGCCCACTCTGACACCCACTCCCCACTTGCTTTTTCCACCCTCCATCATCCTACTCCATCCGTCTCCTCTCGCTTTCATTTCATCCCGGTTCAGAGGATTAGTGTAAAACAGGCACAGCCATCGCCACACGCCTCCATCTCAGCCGTCCTTTGTTTTCCTGGAGTCTTATTCTGGGTGCCATTCTTAGGCACTCCGGACCCCCCATCCCACCCTCACCCCACCCCATACCCCTTCCACCCCACGTTCTATCTTGCTGATGCAGACCTTTCGTAATCTGtgcagaataaataaaaaaataaatcccaGGGCCTCGTTGACTATTTTACACCCtcctcatttttctctcttttttgtattgcctcctctcctcccctctcaccCTCTCTGTTCTCTTGAATTCTTCTTTTTCGATAAAAGGAATTCAGGGGGCTTTTGACAAATCCTGGAGTCTGGCTGGTCTTCCTGCATTTTTTGGGAACGGTTGAGTCGTGCTTCTTGTAAAGAGGATGTGGCGGAGGAGCGGTGTTTCCTGACTGATAAGGGAAAAGCCTCTCTCCGTCAGGATGTTTGGGCCTGGCTGGGCCCTGCATTAAAGAGCCACAGTGAGGGAAGGGAACCCACTGTTCAGCTAGCGGGAGGAAACACTGCAGTGCTGATTAGcatcttacttatttacttaaccACCATTTTTCAGGAGAGCTTTGTCAACCTGGACTGTTGTACCTTGACCACAAATATTCCAAGACACCACTCAATTGCATCTAATGAGCAAAAACAGGTTTTGTCCTGTATAATCACACTAGTTCTCGTGGTATGTAACCACAAAACACAAAGACCTTTCTCAAAACCCCTTTTTCACAATAACTTCAAGCTTTTGATTTACCATCTAAACACTTAACTGcctaaaatgacaacatccatcATGCTCCGGAGTTCACAGTTGAGAGATGTGCTCATTTCTTCAGGGTTAGCTCATTACCCTTTGTGTCTGCAGGGGTTCAAAACTCAGCGGAGGTCGATTTAAGCGCGACCATATTTTGGGTATGGGAGCCGGGCAGGTGCAGCCCCAGGCATGTGGGGTGAGAAAGTAGTCTTTGGTGCACCATCAGTTGTTTGGGTCAGCTCAGGGTGCTGCCGCAGACTCCCTCGGCAAAGACTTGATACAATATCTTAACAATCACATCTAGCACCTCAGGGTAGGACAATGTAACATGGACAAGGACAAAGACTTTGTCAACAAAGCATCATCATATCAGACTCAGAATTGTACGCATGAAATTGAGGTATGATTTGaggtatgtgtgaaaaaaaaaaattgtgcttgTATCATTTTAATTTGGTATTCTTATGTGCGTtgataaatgtaattattttacatCTTGATAATTTATGAAACTGATATTCCCACTGGGGAAATGTAAACCTCAGTTAAATCAGGTAAATACATCCATACACATGGTCTGTGtttatggtgtttgtttttttttacttattgaaATAATACAGTCATTAATTTATTATCATGGTTATGGACAAACACCGTAAAACAGaacatttcaaaaatatttgGTGTACTAATTTATGGTAAATGCCAACGATGACAAAGACCAACGACGATATTAATTGAAATTCTGGTTTGAGACTGATCAGAAGAGATCTAGTTAAGTATTTGCTGAGATTCGTTGATCTCCAAATGTGATAAAGTTTTTCGGGAAGTGAGGGCAAAACACTCAACTTGTCAGCCTCAGTCCTTTCCTCCTTCGACGTTGACTCATCGTCGTCGTAAACCTTTAGTCAtagaagaaaacagcagaaaaccaAAGACAGTCATCACTTTAAGCTACAATAAATCAAGcagaaaggaagaagaaaataacatgtcaacaaacaaacattgccgTGGTCCTGTTTAAACACTGTTCATTATACACACAGGTACAAGAGAGGACAGTTTGTTCAGGGCTCCTTTTTTTTCCATAAGAAGGAAAAACATGATCTCTTTAATTTGAATAATCGGATCTCACACACTTGCCAGATCAGAAGATTTACAATATTTGTTAATATAAGGATATAGGCTGAACAAACAAAAGAGCCTCCTCCTCTTGTTATTTTTCTCTGATTGCTGGCTGGCTCAGTTCCAGTCTCAGGTCAAGCCCATGGAATGAGTCTGTCAGGTAGTCTGTTATGTTTCCTATTTCCTCCTCTGCAGTCATGTCACTTCCCTGGGCAAACAAACAACTCAGTGGTCTAACTCAACACTGACTGTCAAGGTAACAACGTATGGCTCGTCATGCGTGGACGAGGCCGATCTTTGCACAGCTGTGTAAAGTATTATCCATCTGCCGGGACTGAGGGGAGCAGTGATCACTTTAAATATCATGTCCTCTGGAGGCACGGAGGAGGCTGACTGTCTGGTTGGTCCAGTGTCCATTGTGTAGCCACCGAGACAACGTCCAATCACATCACATGTTGAACTCCACCAGTTGTGCTATATTACATTCTTTACGCATTAACTGCAGGTCAAGAGGAAGTGGCTAATTTGAACTACGTGACTAAGTAATACCGTTGCCCTTTACACCTACCAGGATATGTTTTACCTTTTGTCATCTCACTGCTTGAGATTATGTGAACACAATATATTGCTTCCTAAAACTTGACAGAGTGGCCATATATATCACAAATAATTATTTATGCAGGAAAAGGCATCATTGCAAGGGATTCTGAGGAAATAATTACATCTTTTTCCATGTTGACACCTGGCAAATAGACACACTAAACCCATTACCACATCTTCATCTCACTAAATACAGTGAACTTTACACCAAATTAAACTACTCTGTGTGACGGATAAAGACACACTAACATCAGTCAATACTAAATGTTGTCTGAGTGCATTTCCAGTTGGAGTGTGTTACAGCCGCATAATAACCTGTTTACAATTTGTTCTTGGCCCCAAATCTGGCCAAaggaggaaagaagaaaaaaaaaaaaaaaagcacacacatcTCACAGCAAGGGATTATGGGTGCAGCTATTCTTCATCTCATTGTGGCTCAACAACAGGCAGAGTGTGGGGTGGCAGGCAGGCGTGTACGTTGCCGGACGAAGAATGGACCAGACTCGTCGAGGGACAGGTGCCATGTGGCAGAGGATGTGCGGGGACACAGATGGGGACCCCTGGAAAACTTGGGGGACCGTATGAGCAGCCAAGGGCCTCCCACCCGTACCTGTGCTGTGAATGCTGCAGCTGAACAGGATCCGGCACCTGTTCTAAGCAGATACAGGCAACCAGCAAAAGCACAGAGGGAGGCCAGCACATGGCTGCCAACCCAGGGAAGGAGAAGGCTAGATTTCCATTTAGTGCGGCCTGATTACCAAATCGGCACAGGCAGTAGAGCTTTCGCTGTACTGcagaatgtataaaaaaaaaggattgagAAATGTGCTTTCTTCCAAAACTATGCAGTCAACTCCGCCAATCTGTGTAGAAACACTTCATTAAGTCCTTTCTAGTtgtgtattaaatattttactcaAAGTAGGAACTGCATTAAAAGATAAAGGTGATGAAAAAGTTAAATATCTTCACGTTATAGATTTATTATTTTAAGTTATAAATTTGCAGTGCATGTCCTATTTTAACCGCTTGGCCTGCAGTGTTTTTTTCCGTCTctttccctttctctctctctctctctctctctctctctctctctaatattATGGCTTGATCTGGTCTATGTATACTGCAGCGCTATCTGGCTTGTTTTTGACTGCTGCACATTCTCCCCAGGGTGATGTAACTCTTCACCTCAATGTGGAGGAGGATGTTCCTATTGTGCTTCCTAATTGCAATGTGGTTGTTCCATTTAAGAGATAGAACATCCTTATCTGTTCCGTGTGTGATCTCGTATTGTGGGTATAAGTGGAGGAGGCGCTATGTATTTTGATGGAAGTAATTACAATGTTGAATCATCTGTATTCATTTGATGACCACTTTATTGATTCCAGAGCAGTGTATCAAAGCTGAGATGAAGTTAATCTGAAACTTAACTTATTTGGTGAAGTTGTTGCTTGAAATTcctctcccaaaaaaaaaaaaaaagcaaccatatagaaacattaaGGTAGTTTGCTCTCTTTGCTCTTTTATTGTGGCTACGTGTCTGTGATCATGAGTTGTTCTTCATCTTTTCCACTTTGAGCTGCTGTTGTGGCTCGGGCCTCATCgtcctgcagcagcagcagagttTACTCAGAGTGCATCCTGAAAAGCAGACGCACTAATGATTTAGATGAGTGATGTTATAAGTTTAGTGGTGTGAGAGAGCCCCTTTTAACAGCTACTGTGGAGGATAGACAAAGCACACTACCAGACTGCCCGATGACAGCTTGTGAGACACAACTAGAACcattaggttttaaaca
It contains:
- the sox7 gene encoding transcription factor SOX-7, producing the protein MAALISAYSSWPESFECPPGDGDVTDGHGPHRTPVDKAPEPRIRRPMNAFMVWAKDERKRLAVQNPDLHNAELSKMLGKSWKALTPPQKRPYVEEAERLRVQHMQDYPNYKYRPRRKKQLKRICKRVDPGFLLSGLGPDQNALPDQRALCHPLDKDEGGANGVSSGFSSPSPALPSVRSFRDPTGSNSSFDTYPYGLPTPPEMSPLDAMDHEHVPSSYYPSGSSSVSCSSSASCPDEHHQSQPHMGSPPPYHTDYTQTQIHCGGPHIAHIPHMSQTGSSSGLIHGPPLSYYSTSSFPQIHHGLHQGHLGQLSPPPETQGHLETLDQLSQAELLGEVDRNEFDQYLNSTGTGFHPEQGGGMTVTGHIQVASAATASAAACPNSTTETSLISVLADATAAYYNNYGIS